From the Lathyrus oleraceus cultivar Zhongwan6 chromosome 3, CAAS_Psat_ZW6_1.0, whole genome shotgun sequence genome, the window taaacaattcagatttaaaaatataaaaaatgttAATATTTATGTTCAACTATGAAATGATTAACAAAAAAACCTAACAAACATTATACAACTTCTATTGGTATTAGTATTCTGGATTTTTATACAATTGCATTCATAAGATGAATTTTAGAATTTGTTGATAGTTTCTAAATACCTAAATATTTGAACTTATTGATTTTTGACATTGTTATATTACTGTTTCAAGTTCATCTGATGAAGAATGAGACTCTGTGATGAAAACTATATCAGATGTTGACAAGTTTTGTAAAAGTTACACAAAAAACAAATTGCTACACAAACATCTTTATCAAATTAtcaattagaatgatatgaagGTTGTTCATGAACCTAAGACAAATATTGTAGTCACACTTATACACACAAAGAATCTGACAGAGGAACAATTACTGAAACCGTAGTTGAAGCCGAAAATGGTGAAGGGTCGAAGACTAATGAACCTCTTCATAAAGGAAATGGTGAAAACTTGAAAGTCAATCCTATTACAACAAAGAATGCAACTCTTTCTGATATGACTTTATGCAACATTCAATATGTTTGGGAGAGAAGGATAActaattccaaaaaaattcaaaaaatgtTTTGGTAAGACTTATACAATCCTTCTCATACTTGATTAATCGTATTGTTTTCCAAGCACTTTACTAATAACTTGGACACAGACATATCATATCATCAAAACGTATATCATATCATCAAAACGTATCTGGTACGTAAACACTGATATATTActaattattttaaaaatattgaaaaattCAATTGACCTTTCTAGAGCAAGTGTCATTATCATTTCTTCCATTCTAAATCCATTTTTCAAAAGTAATTAGTAGAGCCCACAAAATAACTAATCAATCAACGTGAACCATGTTTATAAAAAGAAATATTAAAGTTTCATAAATAAATTAGAAAACAAAATCAAGCGAAGATCACAAAAACACACAGTTTCACAAAATAAAAGACAGGACAAAATTAGCGTACGAAGAAGAAGAAAGTTCCTAAATCTCGTCAAAAGAGATTAACGTTTGTGTTTTTTCGTGCATGAAATTTCGCACACAATCATCAACAAACCGTGTCGAAGAAGATAAGGTCAGAAATTTCTCAATCAAGAATcacaaaaagaagaaaaagttaCTTCAATTCATCGCATTCAAGAgcaactctctctctctctctctctctctctctctctctctctcttcaaATACCATCAATGActcaatttcaatttcaattcCCATTTTCATTCCTTCTATAGCAAACCCATTTTCACATTCTAATCCAATCTTCATCCGAAGAAAAAAACAATGGAAGATTCAAATGATTCAAATCATCATTCACTTCAGAAACTTCATTGTTCTGTGAAGAATTACGATTGGGGATTACCGGGTAAACTATCTCATGTTGCAAAACTCTCTGAGCTCAATTCTGGGTTTCAATTCGATCCAATGAAACCTTATGCTGAGCTTTGGATTGGTACTCACGATTCAGGTCCTTCGTTTCTTGTTTCTAAGGATGGTGAAGAAAGTGTTACGCTTAAAGATTGGATTTTTAAGAACCCTGATTTGCTTGGTGATAAAGTTGTTCAGAAATGGGGTTCTGATCTACCTTTCTTGTTTAAGGTTTGTTAGAATTATGATTTTGATTAACCTTTCATACACTTTTTTTTTCTATCTACAATGTTGAAAACCGATCCAATGTTGGTTATCCATTTTTTGAATTGGGTGTTTATAATTTTGGGAAAAGGTTCAATTTTTGTTGTTTACTATGTAGCATCAACATTTGAGATAGCATGTCTGACATAGTGTCCGACAATGACATGTCATGTACAATTGTGTGATTACTATGTCAGTGTGGCATTTGATTTTTGTGTCAATGTTTGATGTGGTATCTCTTTGACTACTGTGCTATTGTCCTATCTGGTGTTTGTGTCATGTGGTATCcctttgattttgattttttgGTTGTTTAGATTTTTTGAAAAGGTTGGATTTGTGTTGTTTACTATGTAGCATCAACATTTGAGATTAAGgtgtctgatgatgaaaagcATATATGATGTCTAACACGTCTCAGTGTCCAACATGACATGTCACAGGATGACAAACGTGATTATGTGTCATGTGTCAGTGTTGTATTCGGTGTTTGTGTCAGTGTGTCTATGTCACATCTGGTGTCTATATCAATGAGTGTTTGTGTCATATCTGGTGTTTGTGTCAATGTTTAATGTGGTAtccttttgattttgatttttgattgtTTAGATTATATGAAAAGGATGAATTTGTGTGTTGTTTTTCATGTATTAGGTGTTGTCTGTGGGAAAGGCTTTGTCTATACAAGCTCACCCTGATAAGGAATTGGCTAGGAGGCTGCATAAATTGCATCCTGATGTGTATAAAGATGGGAATCATAAACCTGAGATGGCTCTTGCAATGACAGATTTTGAGGCTCTTTGTGGATTTATCACTCTTGAGGTACTCAATTATTCTTTAAAgttttatttattgttttttaGTATTATTGCTACGATCTTATATTTTACGACCTTACTATCCCCTCTGATATTATATCTTATGATTTTAAGATCCGATCTCGACAACCTTGATATCTTACGATTTGATTGAAATGTTATAATTCTGTTTTTTTGCCAATTGTGAACTGCTTGAAAACCGAAATCTTACTATTAGAATAGTTTTATAGTTTGACACAAATAGAATTCTTTTACGAAATGTTTCTAATGCTTCATTGTGATGATGCTGTTCGCTTAGAGTTGATGAACAATTTTctgttattttctttttaggAGCTTAAAGCTGTGATTCATAGTGTTCCCGAAGTTCTCGGCCTTGTCGGTGATGCAAACGCAGACCTAGTCTTACAAACTAGTGATCAGACTGATGAAGAGAAGGTTAAACCTGTTCTACAGGCAGTGTTCACTCATCTTATGTCAGCCAGTAAGGAAACCGTAACCGATGCAGTGAACAGATTGATAAATCGGCTTCAAACGGAAAGCGAGGTTCGTTGATTACTTAATCTCTTCAAGTTGATCGAATAaagttagttagttagttagttagcACGATTGGTTAATACCGTAATATTCTCGTTTTGCATCAGGTGAGACCATTGACAGAAAAGGAGCTGCTCGTGATACGGTTGGAGAATCAATACCCATCTGATATTGGTGTGATAGCGGCTTTCTTTCTAAACCACGTAAAACTCAATCCCGGGGAAGCATTGTTCCTCGGGGCAAACGAACCGCATGCGTATTTATCAGGGGAGTGTATCGAATGCATGGCAACTTCTGACAACGTTGTCCGGGCCGGTCTTACTCCCAAATACATAGATGTCCCGACTCTTTGTTCCATGCTCACATATAAGCAGGTAAATCATATATTTGGATAAACAACTTCATTATAAGAATCTTATAGCATAAACGCACTTTTATTCTCGGTTTTAAAATTGAAACTCATTTTTATTCTCATATTAGGGTATTCCTGAGATTTTACGAGGTGTTTCTATGAATCCGTATGTAAACAAATATATCCCTCCGTTCGAGGAATTTGAGATCGATCACTGTACTCTCCCGAAAGGAGAAAGAGTGGTGTTCCCGGCCGTCCCAGGTCCATCGATCTTTTTGGTCACGGCCGGGGAAGGAACGATGAACACAGTATCACCTGAAGTTTATGAACTCACCGAAGGTGATGTTCTTTTTGCTCCTGCTTACACCGAGATTAGCGTCGCGAGTGAATCGGAGTTGCATCTGTACAGAACAGGGATTAACAGCAAGTTTTTTGAAGAATCTTAAGTTTATTTTGTTAATTAATTGTGTTGTGAAAGTCAATAATGAAATAATCTGTTATATGTAATGATAGCAGAAGTTTAGTGTAGATGTAGAGAGGTTTGTTCTCATGTAATTTGTTCATTATTTACcattttatttatatataaaataaGTGAAGTGTTTccaaatatatatttttttgttgAACTTAAAAAGTGAGTTTTGTGATTTAAGATTGTACTTATATTTAAGTTATTGCTTTCAACATAATCTTGTGAAACCATGGAAATCACTATATTTAAGTTATTTAATTATAGAAAACTTAGAAATAAGCTAAAAAGGCTTATAGAAAATGTTATAAATCCTTTTCATAAACTCTTCGCAACCGTCTCACAAAACATATCATTAGAAAAGCTCATATAAGTCAATTCAAACAAGTCTTAAATAGAGAAAATTTAAGCAATAAGAAGCACTTTTAAATGCTCATAGAACTGCAAACAAATTTATGAACAAGGATGCTTAGATTACAGTATAATATAGTTCAATCAAATTCCTATTTGGACCCTCCTCTGTTCTTGTCAAAGATTTGAAGCAATCATTATCTGCTATTTTCCTTCTTCTTAATTGATTAAACCCTTAAGCCATGAAAGAATAACTTCTGCACCTTTCTCCCATGAAGTGTCCAACATCATGTCATGAGCAACTGCTTCAACACATACAGCTGACACACCATAAAATTCTGCGGTTTCTTTCAGTCCCTCTGCATCCTATAACCAACAAAAAGTACAGACAGAACTTTAAGAAACGTTACGGAAATACCGATAGAAAAGTATCAGTGTCAGATACCAATACACATTTCTATTACATATCTCATCATTATACGAAATCGAGCTTACCACGATGAAGTCATCGTTTGCACCCAAAACAAGAACTTTAAGAGACGAGTTTGGAACCGAAGGAACAGGAAGTGAAGCATTCAGTTTTCTCAAATCAAACAACGGCATCCGCGAACTTTCTTTCATTAGTTCTTGATATCTGAAATATTAAAAACAAACAACACACAGACTTTGCTCCTTCAACAAGCTTCAAAACAACACAAATCACTAAGCATCGTGTTTTTTCGAGTCAAATTGCAACAAGAAATGCTCGCGAAATAAATGTTTCAAGGAAAATAAACCTTTTAACGACACGATCCTCCATGGTGTCTGAGAAAAACGTCTCCTTGCAAAGAGAAATAGAGCTTTGAAAACCTTTTGCTGCCAAGCTGTATGTAACCTGCCAAACAGTGGATCCATGCATATAAGAAGATAAACAAAGAAACATTCACATTATACAGAAAAAAAATCGATTCGAATACCTTGAAGGCAGCGACCGGCTTCGAAAACAGATATCGCCAGACTAGTCCActaacaaaaataaaaagaactTATCAACCATTGTAGTCATCATACTTTACGATTCTTCATCTTTCGATATCTTGAAAAATAACATTAGTCAAACACTAGAAATTTTAGTTAGTTACCTGTTACCAGAAGGAGGAACAGAACAAACAAGGACAGCTCCGATTAGCTCCGGATATAAATTCTCTAAAATATAGAATCAAGCTCAGCTCAAAGCGAATTAGCATAACAAACCAAAAATGAAAACGCCATACTCGCGTGCGCGCGTGCATGTGTCTGATGAAAGTAAGGAAATACACGACGATTCTCTATTCGAGAATCATGAAGTACCTTTGAATCTGTCATTTCCTAAATTTGAAATATAATATTGAACAATGAGTCCTCCAAATGAGTGTCCGAGTAAGACGGGTGGCGATTGAACGTTTCGATGAATAAAATCTGCAACATCTCTTGCATGTGTCTACTACATAAGAGTATACTAGAAATTGAAATCTGATAAAGGATTAATTCTAAACTACCAAAAGGGACCGGCACTCTACCTGAAGTGTACCGGCAACTGAATCAACCGGTTCATCGCTTTCTCCCTGTCGAATACAGAACAGTTGCAGATAAATTAATCAAACCAAAAACGTGAAATTACGAAATGTATAAGACCTGTCCAAGCAAGGAGAGAGCGTAGCAATCATGGCCAGATTGAGAGAAGAATGGCAACCAATGTTGAGCCCAACACCAAGCAGCATGGTAACTTCCATGAACGAATACCAGAGGTGGATGGTAATGAttttcatcttcaacaaaatttctagttttcttcttcttttggACAATGACTTCCATGTTCAACCCTGAAGGGAGTTTGTGGAAAATACGAGATTGCCCTTCCTTCAGATTGTAAGGAACACGAACACTCATCTTCTGCGCCGTTACTGTTACTGCCTTATTGTGATTATAGTAACAAACTTTGAAAGTGGAAGAGACACAAATACCCATTGTCATTGACATTGCTCAAGTGATTCTGTTGCTTCTTCTTCAAAGTTTTCCCTATTTCTCTTTCcttactatatatatatatatatataaatttttttTATACATCTTCAATTTTTCATATAAATTAGTTTGGTATgtttttattaatatatttattttattaaataaaaaataatttaataatataatataaaaaattaataaaactACAAATTTTTTAAAGTAAGAATGTTCTTTTATATTATTTTGTATTTATCGACGGATGTAACAACTAATTTTTACCAAACACTCAAATAAACATATCAATTAGCAATCATCAACTACCAATTACCAGTTATTAGCTAGTTTTATCAAATAGAGTCTAAGTCACCGTTTAACATGCAATTTGAAGTCTACAAGTTAATCATCATTATTAATGTTTAGAGCTTTGAAATCTTTATCTATCTATATATTATTAAATATGTAATTCTTTGTGTTAAGCATGTATGAGTAGTTGCAGAATTCGAATGAGTCGAACTAATATGTATTCGACAGAGTTGAACTTAGTATGTAGTAGTTGAATTTACATGTATTCGACAATAAGTCGAATACAACAAGTAGTAGTTGAAGTTGTGTGTACTCGAATACAATTTGTATTAAGTCGAAGTTAGAAAGTCGAATGCATGTTGTAATAAGTCAAAGTGAGTTATTTTGAGAACTTTTTGATGAGCAGGTAATCTCATTATAAATAGGAAGAGTCTTTGTCTTTGTATTTCTTGATGAATAGGTTACAACATTTTAAATGGAAGGAGTCATTAACAAGAAGGAAATCCGTCAAATTAGAGACAACCGACAAACCAAAGCAATCATAGAGGTGGTGGTGCAAGTAGAGGAATAGATGGTGGAAGGAAACTTGATAAGAGTCATATTTAGTATTTCAATTATCAGAAATATAGTCACTAGGCTAGTGATTATCCTGAAATAAAAGAAACAATCAAGAAAGTGATGCAAGACTTGAAGGACTCAATTCCTATGTTCATAGTGAATCACAAATGAAATTAAGCATTATATCAATCAAGAATGTTCTGGTTTCCACGGGGTATCCCTAGgcctaggtgatatctactatcAATTATTCACAATTAAGCATTAAGAATTGTGGTCCAACCTAAATATTAACCTCATACCATACTCAATTTTTCTaaaagagaaagcattaagcaCAAATTATAAATAAATCAAATATCATAAAATCAAAGTCATTAAAAGGTAGAAATTTAAATCcaaatcagggacaccccttAGCATAAGGGAATTTAACTACTTATAATAATAGCGAAAAACATGACAGGAAGTGTAGACATTACAAATTAATGGAAGAAAAAAGATCTTCAATAACAAAAGTTCATGAAAATCTTGATCCACCTCGAATTCTTCAGTGCTCCAGCCTTCAAAAGGCATTCTCTGTACTAAAAAATAGTCAAACTCTTGAAAATTCACGTTTTTCGGCTAAATAGGCAAATTCTGGGTTTTTTTAGACCTGGGTcgtgccatacgcgtatggcttCCACCTATATGCGTGTGGATACTTTTTACACTAACTCATACGTGTATGGTCCAGGGTAGGGCGTATGGCCCAATTGGAGCACCTCAAATCTTCTTTGCATTTAGACCTCATTATTAAGCCTACTATGTTAGTTGAGAAATGAAATTTCTTGATAGACAATTCATAATATATTTAGTTTGGACGTTCTAGAACCATGCCATTACACATGGGAATTCTTTTCTCATGCCTTCAACCCCTCATAATCCCTTAAAATTGACACAAAATACCTTATGGATTCTAGAATCTACAGTGTGCTTTAGAGAAATCTTGATTCTATAATCTGAAATCCCCtttgacaaaaaaaattcatATTTCTTCCCTTTAATTTAGCAAACTTGTTTATTCACACCTAAATTCTCAAATACAAAATATCGAATATTTACTCATTTATACCAAATATTATTTGAAATAATCCTTCCCTTCTTATTTTCAAAAAGGTTAATACACCTTTGTTTGGTTACATGATTTGTGTAATGCATTTTTTTTTGAGTTAATAAGACTGTTcttatgtttatgctatttttTATTATCAAAGTTCTTTTTTAGTTATTTTTAGTAATATACATACATAATATTTTAAAAACTCACATTAAAGGAAACAAAAACTATGATATTGTCTATTAGATCGGTTATGTTTGAGTGTACACGTAAGATACATGTTTATAGAGTTAAACTTTATGAGTCATAATGTTAGTTGAGGTCTAGGAGTTTGAGGTGGACTTTTTCTAGGAGAATGTGTTTGAGATGCAAGCAAAGATAAATTGAAAATATAAAATAGTTTTACATTCTCATCTAATATAAATTTATCACTTTGCTATATTATACCAATAATctatttttttttacaaaatacACGATAGTCATTGATTAATAGTgtaaaattaatttatattattgGTTCACAATCTATCTTTTatttgaaaaaatgattaaaataatgTTATAACATAGATTTTTAGAAACCAAATTATGAATTTTAAATTGAAgaaaattaattataaattttttatttttattaaaaaaatatataattttacACATGACAGCTTATAGCATGTTTGGTTTAGCTTTTCACCAATCAAACTCACGGTCAAATGCCACTCTGCCGTGATTTTCTAGAAGCTCCAAAAGGTAGCTTCTGTGTAAACGTGAAAAGCTACCGTGATTTTTTAAAATTCAACGTTAAACCAAACATACTATTAATCATCTTTTCGACACTCCACAAAACTTACATCCTACCCTTCAAGTcagttattttattttattttaaattttgatatTCGACTTTATGATTGACTAATCCAAGAAGATCAATCTGAGTGTCCACTAACCGGACTCCGTTTAAAGTCAAAATAAAACTCTGGATGACCTGATCCCACTCAAAGATTGATTGTACCTAATAAGATTCAAATCTAAGATCTTAAGAAAAACACACTCTCAAGATCCAATCCTCCACCACCCTTAGATTAGAGTTAAGCCAGCTTCGTTAATAGAAGTTAACCAAAGGATTCATTATGGAAGAAAACTTAATGAGATGAAATATTTTGAGAGGGTTAAAAACaaattttaatatatttaaaGGGTCAAAAACAAAATTAGGTTAAATGTGCCGAGACAGATTGTTGTAAACTGAGACTCATCCCGTTACCACAAAACGGGAACCGAATTCTGTCGTTCTCTCGCCACTACATTCTGAGTCAAAGGTAATAAACGGCAAAACTATTTGCTTTTCTTCACCGTTTTTTTCATTTCGATGAGTTTTGTTTTCAATTATGCGTGTTTTTGTTTGAACATCTTGATATTCTATCATACAATTACGCTCCTTGGTTGGTTTGGTTCTGTTACTGGAAGCTGCGAacctgttgttgttgttgttgttactATTTGAAGCTATTAACTGTTTGATGAAATGTCTCTGTGTTTTTTGGTATCAGAAATTATGCTTAACTTTAAACTGTGTGTTTGAGGATATTGGGTTGAGTTTAGCTTAATGTTTGAGTATTTGATAGAGCTTACACCAACAACTTATGATATGCCCTTAAACTAAAGCTATTTTCAGCTTATTTTCATAAGTTGTTCAGGATAGTTTATAAAAACAACTAATAGGTTATATGTCTAATTAAGCTGTTTATCTAAATAGGGCCGTAATAGTTAATTCTTTGGACTTAATTCCTTCATTTGTTTGGTTCTATTGTTTAGTAATGCATACAAATCATAGTGTCAGCCTTCTATATTGTTGTAGCTTAAAGGTTTAAACAAGCACTTAAAGGTTTCAATAAGCACTGCTGTAAAAAAAAAATTCTGAACCTTTTTTCATTAGTTATGAAACAAATACCTTGTTTGGATTGTTGATTGAGTTTATGTGCTGACATGTAACACCGACACCTCTGAAAAAACCATGTCCGTGTTGGTGTCGGACGCCTGCACCAACAGTTGTGATTACatttaatttattcattttttaaaattattatcaATGTCGCCGTGTCAGTGTTGGGGTCATGTTCGGGGTGTCCATGCTTCATATGGGCTGACATAAACACTTGTTGAGAGATTGTTTGATCGAGCTTACACCAACAACCAGAGTAGTCAATAGCGACTAGTAGCAACGCTATCCCGCTATAGCGGAGCGGAGGCCTACCGCTATGGAAAGAGCCTTAGCGGTGAAGAACATTATAGAGGCCACTATAGGGTAAATAGCGGGATAGTGGAGCAGAGTGGTTCCCGGCCCAGAGCAGTTTCTGGCCTGCTATCCTTTTCCTCACTAAAATATTATCCCTTAAATTTTAAATGTTTTAAGGGTAACTATGAGTTTTTCCATCTAATTTTTGTTGAGACTCAACTTTACTATTCCTTCATAGTCATTTATGTATTTCAAGAGGCATGTATGTTTTGATTTATGAATATTTTATGAGTTCAGTTATTTGTTTAAGTTACATTAAATATAGGTTTATAATTATTGTATGTAAGTTGTTGAAAAAATGATTGAAAAGATCAGTCATCCTGCTATCTCACTTTTGATATTGGCCGCCGTCTGGGAATCACTACTCTGCCAACAACTTATGACGTGCCCCTAAACTAAACTAAGCTATTTTCATAAATTGTCCCCCATAGTTTCTATAAACAACTAATAGGTTCTATGTTTAATTAAGTTGTTTATCTAAACAGGGCCGAAATAGTTAATTCTTTGGACTTATTCCTTCATTTGTTTGGTTCTATTGTTTTTTGTAATGCATATAAATCATAGTGTCAGCCTTCTATACAGTTGTAGCTTAAAGTTTTCAATAAGCACTTATAAACAACACTACTGTAGAAAAGTTAAGTTTTAATGTAGCTATGAAATTTTTTTGAAGCTTTTTTTCATTAGTTATGAAACAAATACCTTTTTGGCTTTCTGAGTTGAGAAGCCCCATGAGTTTGAAGGTAATCCAAATTGGGCCATTGTTAAGCTATTATTAGTATTGATGTGTCAGTGTCGTGTGTCTGTGTCAACGCTTTATAGCTCTCCTATTTGAGCCAATAATATTTACTTTGTTCTGTTGTCTTTGATTAGTATCATCATACATCAGTAATCAGTGCTAATCAGTGCTAATTTTAAATAATGAAGCAATTAATTGTTTTATTTGTTTCTTTAGCTAGTCAAAATACAGAGATGGAACCCGAATCATGCAATGCAGTACTTCCAAGACCTCAGGTTAATGCCACATTTCGCCTCGGTGCAGAATCATATTCTGTTAAGGCAACCAATGGCTCTTCGTTATCAGAGCAACTAGTTAACCTGAAAGCGCAAAGCATGGCAGTATTGAAGGATTTCATAACAAAGCATAATGTTCCTCAAGATGTTCCCGATGAGTCGTTAGAAGCTTCTTCAGACGATGATGATGAGGATGCTAAGAAGCCTCAAGTAAAGTCTAAGAAAACTAAGTTTACTTAGCTTCTGAAATATGTTTTAAATGTCTGAGTGATTTTATCTTTGTACTGTATGATTCTGCAATTAGTTTTTAATTAGTTTATTGGATATTGTTTAGTGAATGATAACACATTACATAACATAACATCTCCTTTTTTGTAATATGATTGTGCCTTCATCTATTTTTAGATGCTCTTCAGTTTTCTCTCCATAGTTTGAATGATTCTTTTCGCAGTTGAAGAAATGTTGAAACCAATGTTTTAATAACTGGATCGATCATTGAATTGGCGAGACATTTGGAATACAATTGAACTGCTTGTTAAACCGTTTGAACCGAAAAGAAACCGCAACCAAATCGATCAAATAACCAAATTGTAGACAATGTTGATTCACGGTTTAATCGGTTAAACTGTCTAGTTCGATTTGATTTGAAGAAGTATTTCACTCTCCGTCTTGCTAGATACACTTGACATAGAAAAAATGGCTAATTAAGTAAAATTTTGATTGAAGA encodes:
- the LOC127128726 gene encoding mannose-6-phosphate isomerase 1, with translation MEDSNDSNHHSLQKLHCSVKNYDWGLPGKLSHVAKLSELNSGFQFDPMKPYAELWIGTHDSGPSFLVSKDGEESVTLKDWIFKNPDLLGDKVVQKWGSDLPFLFKVLSVGKALSIQAHPDKELARRLHKLHPDVYKDGNHKPEMALAMTDFEALCGFITLEELKAVIHSVPEVLGLVGDANADLVLQTSDQTDEEKVKPVLQAVFTHLMSASKETVTDAVNRLINRLQTESEVRPLTEKELLVIRLENQYPSDIGVIAAFFLNHVKLNPGEALFLGANEPHAYLSGECIECMATSDNVVRAGLTPKYIDVPTLCSMLTYKQGIPEILRGVSMNPYVNKYIPPFEEFEIDHCTLPKGERVVFPAVPGPSIFLVTAGEGTMNTVSPEVYELTEGDVLFAPAYTEISVASESELHLYRTGINSKFFEES
- the LOC127128727 gene encoding uncharacterized protein LOC127128727, which codes for MSMTMGICVSSTFKVCYYNHNKAVTVTAQKMSVRVPYNLKEGQSRIFHKLPSGLNMEVIVQKKKKTRNFVEDENHYHPPLVFVHGSYHAAWCWAQHWLPFFSQSGHDCYALSLLGQGESDEPVDSVAGTLQTHARDVADFIHRNVQSPPVLLGHSFGGLIVQYYISNLGNDRFKENLYPELIGAVLVCSVPPSGNSGLVWRYLFSKPVAAFKVTYSLAAKGFQSSISLCKETFFSDTMEDRVVKRYQELMKESSRMPLFDLRKLNASLPVPSVPNSSLKVLVLGANDDFIVDAEGLKETAEFYGVSAVCVEAVAHDMMLDTSWEKGAEVILSWLKGLIN